The sequence TCCTTATCAGGATGCTTCAGGCAGTGGGTTTAATATTATCCAATCCTTGACCGCTCTGGGAGAGGGAGGAATTAAGGGTTCCGGCTTTGGACAGAGTGTGCAGAAGCTCTACTATCTGCCTTACCCTTACACCGACTTTATCTTCGCCGTAATCGGTGAAGAACTTGGTTTTGTAGGGACCACGATCTTCTTGCTGCTGTATCTGTACTTTATCTGGAGAGGTATTCTCATCGCGCTAAGATGCACCGACCCCTTCGGTACGCTTGTTGGGATTGGTGTAATGGGACTTATCGCTATTCAAGCCTTCGTTAACATCGGTGGTGTGACCAAAACCATTCCTCTAACCGGTGTGACCCTGCCATTCATCAGCTATGGAGGCTCTTCGCTGCTAGTCAGCATGTTGTCTATGGGCATTATGTTAAGCATTTCAAGAGAGACCAACCGCCCGGCCAAACAGGAAGTAACTAAATCCGTAACAACAGTCAGACAAGTACGGGCACGGTGAGTTCGGCAATACGATCCATAGTTGCATATTAAGAAGCAAAAAGTGTCCTCAATCCATGTATGGATTTGAGGACACTCTTTTTTTGTTGTTATTCTTATAATGTGAACAAATTATATTACTAATTAAGAAATTTCATCATTCTTGAAGGCAACGCCTTCAACCTTAACATTCACTTCAACAATGTGAAGTCCTGTCATGCTTTCCACAGCTTCGCGTACGTTTTGTTGAAGCATCCGGCACACCTCGTGAATCGGTGTTTCATAAAGAACTATAATACGCAAATCCACGGCTGCTTCCAGCTGCCCTACTTCAACGGTAACACCCTTCTGCACATTCTTACCACTCAGGCGCTTCGCCCAGCCTTCCGATAAGCCGCCAGACATGGCTGCAATTCCTGGAGTCTCCAAGGCAGCCAATCCGGCAATTTTAGAGACGACGTCATTTGAAATTCGTATATTTCCCATTTCTAGTTGAAGTTGTTCTGCCATGCCATATCCCCCTCACACTCATTATTAATTATTGTAATTCCAAAACAGGCTAAAAAGCAAATGACTTTCTCTCAATTCCGTTTACACTTAGGAACAATTTGGGTATATTGATTATGAAATCAACTTACATAAATAGACTGGAGTGTGCAACACATTGAAAAAATGGATTTCTCCGGCCCTGCTGGTCATTACCTTTGTCCTTAGCGCCATTGGACATTTTGCGAATTGGGACCATACGCTTCAATTCGTATTGTCTGCGGTCTCTGTCGTCTTCGTAGCTGGCTTTCTAGGCCGGGCAACAGAAAGCGTAGCCCATTATGCTGGGCAGAGATTAGGCGGCTTTCTTAATGCCACCTTCGGCAACGCTGCGGAGCTGATCATTGCCTTCTTCCTGGTAAAGGAAGGACTATTCGATATGGTCAAGGCTAGTCTCACCGGCTCCATCATCGGTAATCTGCTGCTTGTTCTGGGCCTTAGTATATTCGCTGGCGGCATGAAGTACAAGGTGCAGAATTTCAACGTTACACTCGCCGGACTCAACGGCTCACTGATGATCGTCGCTGTAATTGCCCTGTTCGTGCCTGCCATGTTCTTCAATACCCATTCGATTACTGAGAAAGATACAGATGTGTTAAGTCTCATCGTAGCCGGACTGCTTATTGCTTCCTATATTGCCTGGCTCGTTTTCTCTATGATTACACACAAGAAATACTTGGGGGACGTCACGGAGGACAATGAAGAAGAATTGCCGAACGAACATGCTCCTGCCTGGTCCATGAAAAGATCCATCCTCTATCTGGTGATAGCAACCGTTATGGTAGCCTTTGTTAGTGAATGGCTTGTTGGCACATTGGAGACATTGACTGAACGCTTTGGCTTCAGCGAGCTGTTCGTAGGTGCATTCCTTGTAGCCATCATCGGCAACGCAGCTGAACATAGCGCGGCGATTATGCTGGCTATGAAGAACAAGATTGGGGCCGCAGTGGAAATCGCCGTTGGCAGCAGCCTGCAAATTGCCTTATTCGTAGCGCCTGTGCTAATCTTCGTCAGTTATTTTATGGGAACTACAATGGATATCGTATTTACGACGATTGAGATTGTCGCTATTGCAGTCTCCGTATTCATTGCCAAGTCGATTATACAAGATGGGGCAACCAACTGGTACGAGGGGCTGCTACTACTGACTGTCTATCTGATTCTCGGGGTCTCCTTTTATCTTGTATAGTACTTAAACACAGCAAAAAGCGCACATGAGCGACCCACCTGTCCTCATGTGCGCTTTTTTATAACATAAATTAAACCGTGCAAATAATACTATGAATTCGCATTCGCCTTGTTATTCAGTGCTTCATAAAGTACCGACAAATTGCGCTCCAGTTTACTCAGCACCATTTTCCCAGTCAGCTCTTGTACTAATCCAACTCTAACTGCAAAATCGACTTGTCTGGAGAAACCATACATTTGGGTATCCAGTACTTCCTCATAGAGAGGGCAGTACCGTGTTGCCAAATTCTCCATCTGCACTTCGATAAGCTTCTCAATTTTATCGGCATCTTCTTGTAGAAGAGTGATCGCTCGTAGATTGATTTGTTCCTGCAAATCTGATGAATTCATAGATTTTCCCCCCCATGTCCAAAAGTTTCAGCTGCTATTGCTAGTTTATTTAATATTAGTCGAAATTGCATATCAATACAACAATTCAGTTTGCAAAAGCTTTTACTTTCATATATATTATGAACCCTTATAATTTATTATATTTTAAAAAACGCCCCGCCGCAAACCGGCAGGACGCTTTTTAGAAACAAATAATTACTCTGCTACTACTGTAAAGTTTAAGCCATGTTTCGCAAATACTTCACTCATTGCCTTCTTAGCTTCTTCAGCATCTGCTCCATGAACATGAAGCTCGTAGCTCTGGCTTGATACCAATGTAGTGAACAAACCGAGAATACTCTTAACATCAATGTACTTGTTTTCCGCTTGAAGAACGATAGATGAATTGAACTGGCTTGCCGTTTGAGCAATATCCACGATTGCCGCATTGTTACTGGACATATGAATCCCTCCGCAACTTGATTATGAAACTTAAGTCATTTGTAATCAATTCCATGATACATTGAATCCGCTTACTCACGCAAGGAGTTTTCTTATCTTTACATTTTATTTCAGGTTTTCGGGGTTCAGACCTGCTAATTCAGGAACTACAAATAAGCCATCCTTACGGATCAGGATATCATCAAAATAGATTTCTCCGCCACCATATTCCGGACGTTGAATCAGCACCAGATCCCAGTGAATCGAA comes from Paenibacillus sp. 19GGS1-52 and encodes:
- a CDS encoding HPr family phosphocarrier protein, whose amino-acid sequence is MSSNNAAIVDIAQTASQFNSSIVLQAENKYIDVKSILGLFTTLVSSQSYELHVHGADAEEAKKAMSEVFAKHGLNFTVVAE
- the cax gene encoding calcium/proton exchanger, producing MKKWISPALLVITFVLSAIGHFANWDHTLQFVLSAVSVVFVAGFLGRATESVAHYAGQRLGGFLNATFGNAAELIIAFFLVKEGLFDMVKASLTGSIIGNLLLVLGLSIFAGGMKYKVQNFNVTLAGLNGSLMIVAVIALFVPAMFFNTHSITEKDTDVLSLIVAGLLIASYIAWLVFSMITHKKYLGDVTEDNEEELPNEHAPAWSMKRSILYLVIATVMVAFVSEWLVGTLETLTERFGFSELFVGAFLVAIIGNAAEHSAAIMLAMKNKIGAAVEIAVGSSLQIALFVAPVLIFVSYFMGTTMDIVFTTIEIVAIAVSVFIAKSIIQDGATNWYEGLLLLTVYLILGVSFYLV
- a CDS encoding Asp23/Gls24 family envelope stress response protein → MAEQLQLEMGNIRISNDVVSKIAGLAALETPGIAAMSGGLSEGWAKRLSGKNVQKGVTVEVGQLEAAVDLRIIVLYETPIHEVCRMLQQNVREAVESMTGLHIVEVNVKVEGVAFKNDEIS
- a CDS encoding YlaN family protein, translated to MNSSDLQEQINLRAITLLQEDADKIEKLIEVQMENLATRYCPLYEEVLDTQMYGFSRQVDFAVRVGLVQELTGKMVLSKLERNLSVLYEALNNKANANS